The following nucleotide sequence is from Deltaproteobacteria bacterium.
CAGGCGAAGCCGCTCATATAGTTTTGTCCCCGGAAAGGGGGTAAGTACCGTTACCTGGGCCTCGATGAGTTTGGACTCGAATATGAAGTCCCTTATCTCTTCAAAAACGTGAGGCCCATCGCCATCGAGACCGGTTATGAAGCAACCGTTTACCGAGATCCCTTTCGACTGGATTTTATGGATGGCCTCAAGATATTTATCCCTTCCGGCAAGCTTCCAGTTGCTGCTGTCGATTCCATTAAGGCTTTTTTTAGAAACACTCTCAAAGCCGATGAGCAGTTGGCGGCAGCCGCTTTCACGGAGCAAGTGGAGCGCTTCATCGTTATCAGCGATAGAAATATCCGTCTCTGTAAACCAGCGGACCTTCCTTTTAGAAAGCGCCATTAAAAAATGTTGCGTCCATTTTTTATTTACAAAGCTATTGTCATCGGCAAATTCTATAAAAGGATGTTCCCACCTTTTGACAATCCTGTCAACTTCTTCCATGACTTTTTCTACAGGCTTTTGCCTGTACCATGGACTGATAAGCCTGGAGGAAGCGCAAAATTCACAATTGTGTATGCAGCCCCTGGAGGTCTGTATTGTAATCCTGTTATATTTGTCGATATCGAGCAAATCAAAACGCGGAAGAGGTGCCTTTGAAAGATCAAAGGGTGCTTTTTCAAAGGAACTGTAAAAGGGTTTCAGCTTTCCGGACCTGAGATCGGTAATGACATGCTCCCACACTGCTTCACCTTCACCGATAATAACGGCATCTGCATGTTCCTTCGCCTCTTTGGGCAAAGAGGAGACATGAAGTCC
It contains:
- a CDS encoding B12-binding domain-containing radical SAM protein; this encodes MKICFLAMSGVRVKSKELAALGVTLPGFVRRGKVISSMPSLGLLTLAACTPKDMEIDYREIEEVSQLEGMGKYDLVAISSFAAQIYEAYRVADILRREGTTVVMGGLHVSSLPKEAKEHADAVIIGEGEAVWEHVITDLRSGKLKPFYSSFEKAPFDLSKAPLPRFDLLDIDKYNRITIQTSRGCIHNCEFCASSRLISPWYRQKPVEKVMEEVDRIVKRWEHPFIEFADDNSFVNKKWTQHFLMALSKRKVRWFTETDISIADNDEALHLLRESGCRQLLIGFESVSKKSLNGIDSSNWKLAGRDKYLEAIHKIQSKGISVNGCFITGLDGDGPHVFEEIRDFIFESKLIEAQVTVLTPFPGTKLYERLRLEGRLLKEKYWDSCTLFDVNFKPKNMSVHDLEKGLLWLFREIYSEAAFSKRKGHYMNLLRNLNGSDGNKMMKGVKVL